A single region of the Opitutus sp. genome encodes:
- the ettA gene encoding energy-dependent translational throttle protein EttA: MAKPDEPKIIFSMMRVSKKIERKEILRDISLSFYYGAKIGVLGFNGSGKSSLMRLLAGRDKEFDGTVHFEPGYTVGLLEQEPQLTAGKTVRACVEEGVKHLTDLTTAYDATWDEIDAAADDAARDAITTKQGELQEKIDALNAWDVAPQVEMAMDALRCPSPDQIVDHLSGGERRRIALARLLLKKPDILLLDEPTNHLDAESVNWLEQHLSRYAGTIIAVTHDRYFLDNVAKWILELDHGHGIPWKGNYSEWLEQKQARASVQQRTEDRRQKAMARELEWIRQSAKARVAKSQARISAYESMLKENVAEKEREFEIIIPAGPRLGALVVEAQKLSKAYGEKVLFEDVNFSLPPGGIVGVIGPNGAGKTTMFKLITGVETADTGALRVGPTVQVAHVDQSRDSLPDAQTIYEAISGGNEILKLGPREVNARAYCAQFGFTGADQQKKVGVLSGGERNRVHLARLLKSGANLILLDEPTNDLDVNSIRALEEGLETFAGCAVVVSHDRWFLDRVATHILAFEGDSQVHWFNGNYSAYLEDFRRRKGKEADQPHRIKYRPLTRA, encoded by the coding sequence ATGGCCAAGCCCGACGAACCCAAGATCATCTTCTCGATGATGCGCGTCTCGAAAAAAATCGAGCGCAAGGAAATCCTCCGCGACATCTCATTGTCGTTTTATTACGGCGCCAAGATCGGCGTCCTCGGCTTTAACGGCTCGGGCAAATCCTCGCTCATGCGCCTGCTCGCTGGGCGGGACAAGGAGTTCGATGGCACGGTTCACTTCGAGCCCGGCTACACGGTCGGCCTGCTCGAACAGGAGCCCCAGCTCACCGCAGGCAAAACCGTGCGCGCGTGCGTCGAGGAAGGCGTTAAGCACCTCACCGACCTCACCACCGCTTACGATGCCACTTGGGATGAAATCGACGCCGCCGCCGATGATGCCGCCCGTGACGCCATCACCACCAAGCAGGGCGAGCTGCAGGAAAAAATCGACGCGCTCAACGCTTGGGACGTCGCCCCGCAGGTCGAGATGGCAATGGATGCGCTGCGTTGCCCTTCCCCAGATCAAATTGTAGACCACCTTTCAGGCGGTGAGCGCCGTCGGATCGCCTTGGCGCGCTTGCTGTTGAAAAAGCCCGACATCCTCCTGCTAGACGAGCCGACCAACCACTTGGATGCCGAAAGTGTTAACTGGTTGGAGCAGCACCTTTCGCGCTACGCCGGCACGATCATCGCGGTGACCCACGACCGGTACTTTTTAGACAACGTCGCCAAGTGGATTCTCGAGCTCGACCACGGCCATGGTATTCCGTGGAAGGGCAATTACTCCGAGTGGCTGGAGCAGAAACAAGCCCGCGCCAGCGTGCAGCAACGCACTGAAGATCGCCGCCAAAAGGCCATGGCGCGCGAGTTGGAATGGATCCGCCAATCGGCCAAGGCTCGCGTCGCCAAGTCGCAGGCCCGCATCAGCGCCTACGAATCCATGCTCAAGGAAAACGTCGCCGAGAAAGAGCGGGAGTTTGAGATCATCATCCCGGCCGGCCCGCGTTTGGGTGCTCTGGTGGTGGAGGCGCAAAAACTCTCCAAAGCCTACGGGGAAAAAGTGCTCTTTGAGGACGTGAACTTCTCGCTGCCCCCAGGTGGCATCGTTGGGGTGATCGGGCCCAACGGCGCGGGTAAAACCACGATGTTTAAACTCATCACGGGCGTGGAAACCGCCGACACCGGCGCCCTGCGGGTCGGGCCCACCGTGCAGGTGGCGCACGTGGATCAATCGCGCGACTCGCTGCCGGATGCGCAGACCATTTACGAAGCGATCAGCGGCGGAAACGAGATTTTGAAACTGGGACCGCGTGAGGTGAATGCCCGCGCCTACTGCGCACAGTTCGGTTTCACCGGTGCCGACCAGCAGAAAAAGGTCGGTGTGCTTTCCGGCGGCGAACGCAACCGCGTGCACCTGGCGCGCCTGCTCAAGAGCGGCGCGAACCTCATCCTGTTGGACGAGCCGACGAACGACTTGGACGTTAACTCGATCCGCGCGTTGGAGGAGGGCTTGGAGACCTTCGCCGGCTGTGCGGTGGTGGTGTCGCACGACCGTTGGTTTTTGGACCGCGTGGCCACGCACATCCTGGCGTTTGAGGGCGATTCGCAGGTCCACTGGTTCAATGGTAACTATTCGGCCTATCTGGAGGATTTCCGCCGCCGCAAGGGCAAGGAGGCGGATCAGCCGCACCGCATCAAATACCGTCCGCTGACGCGCGCTTAA
- a CDS encoding ISL3 family transposase: MSISAHEHYRRLLLLPEPWEVTKVEEDILGLNVTVWLRWPDGAKVPCPVCGQLMPIYDRMKERSWRHRDVMQYRLELRCAVPRCDCEEHGVKTMHVPWAEPGSRFTSLFESFAVAVIASSRSLSQAAELLGLHWDSVQRIIDQAVERGLARRNLDGITRVGLDEKSFLRGQSYVSLMTDLTGRRVLDVVPGRDTGSGLKLWASLSKEQIDGIEAVAMDMGASFIAATHQAAPNADIVHDRFHVSKPMNEAVDHTRRDEAAELAAKGDDILKRTRFLWLHGIVPDDRKEHFEALLESNLRTAKAWAYKEQLVEFWGQPNADAGNTFFQLWYRSVMSSRLPRVKKVAKSLKAHLAGLLTYFKHRISNALTEGFNSKIQAIKADARGFRKFENYRTRILFFCGKLDLEPNFPPALTHSIP, translated from the coding sequence GCATAAGCGCACATGAACATTACCGGCGGTTGCTGTTGCTGCCGGAACCGTGGGAAGTAACCAAAGTGGAGGAAGACATTCTCGGACTAAACGTGACGGTCTGGTTACGATGGCCAGACGGGGCCAAGGTGCCGTGCCCAGTGTGCGGTCAGTTGATGCCTATTTACGACCGAATGAAGGAGCGGAGTTGGCGTCACCGTGATGTGATGCAATATCGACTCGAACTGCGGTGCGCGGTGCCCCGCTGCGATTGCGAGGAGCATGGTGTTAAAACGATGCACGTGCCGTGGGCCGAACCAGGCTCGCGGTTCACCTCGCTTTTTGAAAGCTTTGCCGTGGCCGTGATCGCCTCTAGCCGATCGCTAAGCCAAGCCGCCGAGTTGCTGGGACTTCATTGGGATAGTGTACAACGTATAATCGATCAGGCTGTTGAGCGAGGCTTGGCGCGGCGAAACCTCGACGGCATCACCCGAGTTGGCTTAGACGAAAAGAGTTTTTTGCGCGGTCAAAGCTACGTTTCATTGATGACCGATCTCACCGGTCGGCGGGTACTGGACGTGGTTCCAGGCCGGGATACAGGGAGTGGGTTAAAGCTTTGGGCATCATTATCAAAGGAGCAAATTGACGGGATTGAAGCCGTCGCGATGGACATGGGTGCATCCTTCATCGCCGCCACCCACCAGGCCGCGCCCAACGCTGACATCGTTCACGACCGCTTTCATGTTTCAAAGCCTATGAACGAGGCGGTCGATCATACCCGCCGGGATGAGGCCGCTGAACTCGCTGCCAAAGGCGATGACATCTTAAAACGCACTCGCTTTCTTTGGCTGCATGGCATCGTTCCTGATGACCGCAAAGAGCACTTCGAGGCGCTGCTGGAGTCCAATCTTCGTACGGCCAAGGCATGGGCTTATAAAGAGCAGCTGGTCGAGTTTTGGGGACAACCCAACGCCGATGCGGGTAATACTTTCTTCCAGCTGTGGTATCGCTCGGTTATGAGTAGCCGCCTGCCCAGAGTCAAAAAAGTAGCAAAGTCACTAAAAGCCCATCTGGCCGGATTACTGACTTACTTTAAGCACCGTATTTCGAATGCACTCACCGAGGGTTTTAATTCAAAAATCCAAGCAATTAAAGCCGATGCTCGTGGCTTCCGTAAGTTCGAAAACTATCGCACCCGTATTCTTTTCTTTTGTGGTAAACTCGACCTCGAGCCTAATTTCCCCCCAGCCCTAACCCACAGTATTCCGTGA
- a CDS encoding phosphoribosyltransferase, with protein sequence MRFTNRTEAGKMLAKSLAAHEGTPGLLVLALPRGGVPVAYEVARALKAPLDVFVVRKLGVPDNPELAMGAIASGGVRVLNESVVTMLGLSPLMIDEVARRELKELERREIAYRNHRPPLTIRGRTVIVIDDGIATGSTMRAAIEALRQLNPARLIVATPTVAWSTAEELRSEVDEFCALITPENFNSVGEWYVEFPQTSDEEVCALLEKAHTALLRPAHSPRGP encoded by the coding sequence CATGAAGGCACCCCTGGCCTGCTGGTGCTGGCGCTACCGCGCGGTGGCGTCCCGGTGGCCTATGAAGTGGCGCGAGCCCTGAAGGCACCACTCGACGTGTTTGTCGTGCGTAAGCTGGGTGTCCCCGACAACCCTGAGCTGGCCATGGGTGCGATCGCCAGCGGTGGCGTGCGGGTTTTGAACGAAAGCGTCGTCACCATGCTTGGCCTGTCGCCGCTTATGATCGACGAAGTGGCGCGACGGGAACTCAAGGAACTGGAGCGCCGTGAAATCGCTTACCGCAACCACCGCCCTCCGCTGACCATCCGCGGCCGCACCGTGATTGTGATCGATGACGGTATCGCAACGGGTTCGACCATGCGCGCCGCAATTGAGGCGCTCCGCCAACTCAATCCGGCTCGCCTCATCGTGGCCACGCCCACGGTGGCGTGGTCCACAGCGGAAGAACTGAGGTCGGAAGTGGATGAGTTCTGCGCTTTGATCACCCCGGAGAACTTCAACTCAGTCGGCGAGTGGTACGTCGAGTTTCCGCAGACCTCCGACGAGGAGGTGTGTGCTCTGCTAGAAAAAGCCCATACGGCGCTACTGCGGCCCGCACATTCACCCCGCGGGCCCTGA
- a CDS encoding VOC family protein — MTVKKLLHTRYRVNDLERSVQFYQEALGLVVSRRHTSPRGAQLAFLATPNSAEEIELCQMPVGAIPVQVQSDLTHLAFEVDDLAAFAAELKARGYELSDGPTTTGSGSLIAFIDAPEGYEVELIQRP, encoded by the coding sequence ATGACCGTCAAAAAACTCCTGCATACCCGCTACCGGGTAAATGATCTCGAACGCTCGGTGCAGTTCTACCAAGAGGCCCTTGGTCTCGTGGTTTCTCGCCGCCATACCTCGCCACGGGGTGCCCAACTGGCGTTTCTCGCCACCCCCAACAGCGCCGAGGAAATCGAGCTCTGCCAGATGCCCGTCGGTGCCATTCCCGTGCAAGTCCAGTCGGATCTCACCCACCTGGCTTTCGAGGTGGATGACCTCGCCGCTTTTGCGGCCGAACTCAAGGCGCGGGGCTACGAACTCAGCGATGGCCCGACGACGACCGGCAGCGGTTCGTTGATCGCCTTTATCGATGCTCCCGAGGGCTACGAGGTGGAGTTGATCCAACGCCCGTAG